The following proteins come from a genomic window of Tenebrio molitor chromosome 9, icTenMoli1.1, whole genome shotgun sequence:
- the LOC138139097 gene encoding polycystin-2-like, whose product MIHFNNRNFIISELEDLLMFGIYVIILYIVILANKDSRVVLSKMTVEEMMNGEHTRTVGLKELETVNDLYYYINDTLIPCMHPTIWYENFVIAPPGLMLDLNSKFMGVARLRQQRVKPKLCQVPKAMEFLNMSCWPEFSKRYTEKKIFGYRWGQYSPLLQYDRLKNIWKYASHENTETLGTVGEFSSYSGGGYVVYLGRTLYNSHANFLKIFKKLWINPDTRVIFIEFLLYNANFNIFNAVKLIVEQSASGYIYKRIEIYAVRMLFVQNELEMTTIGFFILFTVWVGMLLFKQSVGLIRKIHTFYKDLWILTDFVIILLSVMCIGLFALRMQMVGSYLDVLETVKHNQFLSYFYLFYIEDFLTLVAAFLVCIATVRLWKFLRFGVMFRILEKTLAIAAVTLLSATLLFVILLVASASALLLLVGNYFENIYYMVRIVRVMMTMALRPSEMAMTRFIPFKFAMFILILYVVILQITIVVYIMVIVMSYSKAQMEYSSELESYTIKHYVIERIKYLPRYIRYKYFRLKGGQLMVETKVEPKSNKFLYSNSFSLPSPRMRLMRYLLMCLIRNYKRFPNRGYVNDQDTRLMRAVCREFLVKNKNEGEVEVFFKGRMKGKRIKLVDEKRIEKVANIVNLLLQERSYDGLHQENRNAPIQRCVKAIKNYQGTLQRCNVALKVISQKMKSVELEFFKKVG is encoded by the exons AtgatacattttaataatcgCAACTTCATCATCTCCGAATTGGAAGATTTGTTAATGTTTGGCATCTACGTTATCATCTTGTACATTGTCATCTTGGCCAACAAGGACAGTCGTGTTGTTCTCAGTAAAATGACAGTAGAAGAAATGATGAATGGAGAACACACCAGAACGGTTGGTCTTAAAGAACTAGAAACAGTCAACGA TTTGTATTATTACATCAATGACACTCTTATTCCGTGTATGCATCCGACGATTTGGTACGAGAATTTTGTCATTGCACCACCAGGACTGATGTTAGATTTAAATAGTAAGTTTATGGGAGTGGCAAGGCTCAGACAGCAAAGAGTCAAGCCGAAATTGTGTCAAGTTCCCAAAGCGATGGAGTTTTTGAATATGAGTTGTTGGCCGGAATTTTCGAAGCGTTACACCGAgaagaaaatttttggttaTCGATGGGGACAGTACTCTCCTCTTCTGCAGTACGATAGACTGAAGAATATTTGGAAGTACGCTAGTCATGAAAACACTGAAACGCTTGGTACAGTTG GAGAATTCTCCAGTTACTCTGGTGGTGGGTACGTTGTCTACCTGGGGCGCACGCTTTACAACTCGCACGCCAActttctgaaaattttcaaaaaactttgGATTAATCCCGACACCAGAGTCATATTTATTGAATTCTTGCTCTACAACgccaatttcaacattttcaacGCGGTGAAACTCATCGTCGAGCAGAGTGCTTCTGGATACATATACAAGAGGATAGAG ATTTACGCCGTAAGGATGCTCTTTGTCCAGAACGAACTGGAGATGACCACCATCGGATTCTTTATCCTGTTCACGGTTTGGGTTGGGATGTTGCTGTTCAAGCAATCTGTTGGATTGATTAGAAAGATTCACACTTTCTACAAAGACCTTTGGATATTGACAGATTTTGTCATTATTCTTTTGAGCGTCATGTGCATCGGGCTCTTTGCCTTGAGAATGCAAATGGTCGGTAGCTATCTGGACGTTTTGGAGACCGTAAAACACAACCAGTTTCTGAGTTACTTCTACCTCTTCTACATCGAAGATTTCTTGACTTTAGTTGCCGCTTTCTTAGTCTGCATTGCGACCGTTCGTTTGTGGAAGTTCCTCAGGTTCGGTGTGATGTTCAGGATACTGGAAAAGACGTTGGCGATTGCCGCAGTTACCCTCTTGTCAGCCACTCTACTTTTCGTCATCTTACTTGTAGCTTCTGCATCAGCTCTTCTTCTCCTCGTGGGTAActatttcgaaaatatttacTATATGGTGAGGATAGTAAGAGTAATGATGACCATGGCTCTCAGACCCAGCGAGATGGCAATGACTCGATTTATTCCCTTCAAGTTCGCCatgttcattttaattctctaCGTTGTGATTCttcaaataactattgtggttTACATCATGGTAATTGTAATGTCTTACTCGAAGGCACAGATGGAATATTCTTCAGAATTAGAATCGTACACCATCAAACACTATGTCATAGAACGAATTAAATATCTTCCGAGGTACATCAGATACAAATACTTTCGCCTGAAAGGAGGTCAACTTATGGTAGAAACCAAAGTGGAGCCCAAATCCAACAAGTTTCTCTACTCGAACAGCTTCTCGCTGCCATCGCCGAGGATGAGACTGATGAGATATCTACTGATGTGTCTTATAAGAAATTACAAAAGGTTTCCGAACAGAGGTTACGTAAATGACCAAGATACTAGACTGATGCGGGCGGTGTGTCGAGAGTTTCtcgtgaaaaacaaaaatgaaggTGAGGTTGAGGTCTTCTTCAAGGGACGAATGAAGGGCAAGAGGATCAAGCTGGTTGACGAGAAACGAATAGAGAAAGTTGCAAATATTGTGAATTTGTTGCTGCAAGAAAGATCTTATGATGGTTTGCATCAAGAGAATAGAAACGCCCCCATTCAGAGGTGTGTCAAAGCAATCAAGAATTATCAAGGTACGCTTCAGAGGTGCAATGTTGCCTTAAAGGTGATTTCACAAAAGATGAAAAGCGTCGAGTTGGAATTTTTCAAGAAAgttggttaa